A part of Cryptococcus decagattii chromosome 2, complete sequence genomic DNA contains:
- a CDS encoding 60S ribosomal protein L37-A: protein MGKGTPSFGKRHSKSHTLCRRCGNRSFHKQKLTCAQCGYPAAKLRSFNWGLKAKRRKTTGTGRMAHLKNVNRRFKNGFREGGAAAKKTKAE, encoded by the exons TGGTAAACGACACTCCAAGTCCCACACCCTCTGCAGGCGATGTGGTAACAGGTCTTTCCACAAGCAGAAGCTTA CCTGCGCCCAGTGTGGTTACCCTGCCGCCAAGTTGAGGTCCTTCAACTGGGGTCTCAAGGccaagaggagaaagacCAC CGGTACCGGCCGAATGGCTCACCTCAAGAACGTCAACCGACGATTCAAGAACGGTTTCCGAGAGGGTGGTGCCGCCGCTAAGAAGACCAAGGCCGAGTAA